In Paenibacillus sonchi, the genomic stretch TTCGTGAAAAACACTATAAAAATTCAATATATGAAAAATTCATAACAGTACTGCTTGTCATCTCTCCCGCATACAATTCTATGTATTCCTCATATACATATCCTTGATCAACACTTTCCGAGAAAGGAAGCGATTTCAAGACTATAAGATGGATAATTAACTCCATTCCTCTGTTATATATATTGACATGTATGATGTCATTTACGTATTATGAATGTATATTTTAATATTTTCGTATGTTAATTTCTAAATTATGCAATACTCTGTCAACAAACATCACATACCATATTGATCCGAAAGGAGTCGGGCTCATGTCCAAACTTGATCCTCTGCCCGGACTGTCTCCGTATCCGCTGCAACATTTTTACGATGAAATGTATGCTGAGGAACGGAGTATCCGGCCGCATTACAAACATGTGAACCGCATGTTTTCCGGGATGAGCCCCGAAGAGCTGCAGCTCAAACAGAAAATGATGCAGCGTCGGATGATGGAAGAGGGAATTACCTTTACACTGTACAATCCTGCACAGGATCATCCTATGGAGCGTACGATTCCCTTTGATATGATTCCGCGGATTATCCCCAAAGGGGAATGGGAGCGGCTGGAAGCCGGGATTGTTCAGCGGATTACAGCCTTGAATCTGTTCATTCACGATATCTATCATGAGCAATACATCGTCAAAGACGGCATTGTGCCGCGCCGCATGATCATCTCCAATTGCTATTTCCGTCCGGAGATGTCCGGCTTGCGGGTGCCCGGCGGCGCTTACGTCACGACCTCGGGGATTGACCTGATCCGTCATCACGACGGGGAATATTATGTGCTAGAGGACAATTTGCGGACTCCTTCAGGGTTTTCCTACCTATTTAAAGGCAGATCCCTGATGAACCAGCTGTTTCCCGAATTGTCTTTGGCCAGCTCTATCCGGGATGTGGATCACAGCCTGAACCGGTTCCTCTCTGTATTGCGCAGCCTATCCCCGTCCCGGACGAAGGACCCGGTGATTGCCCTGCTGACTCCGGGTGAATATAACTCTGCTTACTATGAACATGCGTTTCTGGCCCAGCAAATGGGAATCCATCTGGTAGAAGGCCGGGACTTGGTTGCCCAGGACCACAAGGTGTATCTAAAGGAAATGAACGGGATGCGGCGCGTGGATGTATTGTACCGCAGATTGGATGATGATTTCTTAGATCCGCTGGCGTTTCAGCCGAATTCACTCCTGGGAGTGGCCGGGTTGATGAATGCCTACCGGGCAGGAAATATTGCCATAGCCAATGCACCGGGAACCGGTGTTGCCGATGATAAAGCGATGTACGTATACGTCCCGGATATGATCCGGTATTATCTGAACGAAGAACCTATCCTGGGGAATGTCCCCACCTATCTGTTGTCCAGGACGATGGAACGCCAGTATGTGCTGGATCATCTGAAAGAAATGGTAGTTAAAGAAACCTCGTTATCCGGCGGGTATGGCATGCTGATCGGCAGCGAGGCCTCCAAAGACGAGCTGGCGGAGTTCCGGCTCAAAATCCTTGCCGATCCGGCCCGCTATATCGCCCAGCCCATAATGTCGCTGTCGAGAGCACCGGTGCTTTCCGGAGGCCGCATGACTCCGCGCCATATTGACCTGCGGGCATTTGTGCTGATGGGTGCGGACCGCAAGCCGCATGTCATTCCAGGGGGGCTGACCCGTGTCGCCATGAAGGAAGGATCGCTGGTGGTCAACTCATCACAGGGGGGCGGTGTGAAGGATACCTGGGTAATGGCTTAGGGGCAGGAATTGGCAGGATAACGTCAGCATGGAACCTTTACAATCATATATCTTAACAAAGTGCGGCATCTATACGTTAACGAGGGAGTGGTACGATGCTGAATCGCAACGCGGAGGCTTTGTTCTGGATTGGCCGATACATTGAGCGGGCGGAGAATCACGCACGGCTGATCGATGTTCATTATCATATTCAACAGGAAGAGGATTTCCGGGCGGAGGGACACAAGTGGTCCAGACTGATAGATGCGCTGGGTGTCCGGAATGAATACCAACAGCAGTTTGACGGCTTCTCCGAGCAGGATGTTTTATCTTTCATTACACTTGATCTTGGCAATTCTAATTCTTTGTTCTCTTGTGTCCATCAGGCCAGAAATAATCTTCGCACCCTGAGGCAGCATCTCCCGAGCGAGCTGTGGGATATCATCAACAGCTTCAACCTGTGGCTTGGGGAGCAGTCGGTGGCGGATATTCTGAGCGGTCCCCATCAGTTCTACCAGCAGGTAAAAGAGCGTGCGGCCATGTTCCTCGGTGCAGAGCAGTCCGTGATGCTGCGGGGCAATGAATGGCGGTTTATCGGGAGCGGGCGGTTTCTGGAAAGGGCAGAGAATACAACCCGGATTCTGCAGGCGGTAACGGTATCCTGCAAGTCCAAGGATATTAACGCGATCTACACCCAGCTTCAGGCGGTGCTCAAATCAGTAAGCGGATATCAAGCCTTCCGGCGGTATTATGCAGATGCGATGTCACCGGAGAGCATACTGGAGTTCCTGATCGTGAATGCCTATTTTCCCCGTTCGATCCGCTTCTCGTTCCACAAGCTGGAAGAGCATTTAGCGAAGCTAAGGCTGGATTCTTCCGAGAAAGGCTCCGGGCATGAACGGGTAATCCGCCAGGCCGGCAAGATTAAGGCTGAGCTTGATTATATGGAAAAGGAAGAGATGTCCGGCGATCTCGTGGAGGACGTGCTGCAGTCGTTGATGGGTTCCTGCCAGAAGCTGGGGAGAACGATGGAAGGCGCCTTTTTTCGCCGTGAAGGAGTGTCCGCATGAAAATTCAGATCGATCATACAACGACGTACAGCTACCCGGAGCCGGTTACGGACAGTGTCAATGAAATCCGTCTGACGCCGCGCACCAATTACCGGCAATCCTGCTACCATCATGAGGTAGAAGTATTTCCGCCGGCGAATCTGCTGACGTATGAGGATTTTTTTGGCAACCGGGTTCATGCTTATTCTGTAAATAAGCCGCATACCGAAATGGTAATCCGCACCAAAGCCACTGTGGTAACGCTGGATAAGGCACAAGGCTCGGATTTGCCGCATATTCCGCTGGAGGAGCAAGTGAAGCTGCTGAATGATGAGAAGTTCCAGAACCGGTATGTGGAGTTCATTCTGCCTACCCGTTACACGGAAGTGACACCTGAGTTAGTTGAATTTGCTTCACAGCATCCGTTTGATGCGGCAGAGGATATGTATAAATGGACCCAAAAGCTGTCTTCAACGATCTACGAGCAGTTTACGTATGACCCCGAAGCCACAAGTGTCAACACTACCGTTAAAAAAGCGCTGAAGCTCAAACGGGGGGTATGCCAGGATTACGCTCATCTGATGATTGCGGTCTGCCGCAGCGTCGGACTGCCTTCACGATATGTCAGCGGGTATCATTTTGTCGGAGATCTTCAGGGCGGCAATGCCGATTTCGAGCAGGCTTCGCATGCCTGGGTCGAGACGCATATTCCCGGCACCGGCTGGCTGGGTTTTGATCCTACGAATAACATGGAAGTAAACTGGCGGTACATTAAGCTGGGGCATGGCAGGGACTACAAGGATATCGTTCCGGTAAAAGGAGTGTACCGCGGGGTTGGAGGTACGCTGACGGTCAAGGTGGATGTGCGGCAGCTGGAGAAGTGAACGGGTGAAGGAGTGGCCTCGCGGGAGCGGGGCTTTTTTGAAATATAAGAATTTCTATGCTTCACGCTATAAATTATCCTTCTATTTCCCGCTGAAACGGGTACCTGAAAGCGATACTCTGTATCGCTGCTTCGGAAGCATAGACTCCTAATAAGGACAGCGTAGCCGTTTCTACTTGGCGTTTAACAAACTATATATTGGGTCCACCGCATAGGACCTCAATCAGCTTCCATGAATGGCCCCGCTTTGTGAGGGATTTGTGCATGGTACACCGGGTTTGTGCAAATTTTGCATAAAATGATTATAATCAGGGCCTGTTTGGGTAATCTTGAAACAGAGCCACTATGGTGGACGACATGGAAAGGGAGTGTACATATGAGCCCAAATATAATGAAAAAGAAGCGTTTCCTCGGTAAAACAGCCATCATTACAGGAGCGGGCTCCGGAATCGGCAGAGCGACAGCGATTCAGATGGCCCGTGAAGGCGCAAATGTAGCATTATTTGATCTGGTCAATGAACGTACCTCCGTTCTGGAACAGAAGCTGAACAAGCTGCGCAAGGACTGTGCCCTGGCCATTGATGTGGACACTTCGGACGAGAAGCGTATGGAAGAGGCGGTGCGCAGGACTGTTGAGCATTTCGGCGGACTGGACATTGTTTTTGCCAA encodes the following:
- a CDS encoding circularly permuted type 2 ATP-grasp protein translates to MSKLDPLPGLSPYPLQHFYDEMYAEERSIRPHYKHVNRMFSGMSPEELQLKQKMMQRRMMEEGITFTLYNPAQDHPMERTIPFDMIPRIIPKGEWERLEAGIVQRITALNLFIHDIYHEQYIVKDGIVPRRMIISNCYFRPEMSGLRVPGGAYVTTSGIDLIRHHDGEYYVLEDNLRTPSGFSYLFKGRSLMNQLFPELSLASSIRDVDHSLNRFLSVLRSLSPSRTKDPVIALLTPGEYNSAYYEHAFLAQQMGIHLVEGRDLVAQDHKVYLKEMNGMRRVDVLYRRLDDDFLDPLAFQPNSLLGVAGLMNAYRAGNIAIANAPGTGVADDKAMYVYVPDMIRYYLNEEPILGNVPTYLLSRTMERQYVLDHLKEMVVKETSLSGGYGMLIGSEASKDELAEFRLKILADPARYIAQPIMSLSRAPVLSGGRMTPRHIDLRAFVLMGADRKPHVIPGGLTRVAMKEGSLVVNSSQGGGVKDTWVMA
- a CDS encoding alpha-E domain-containing protein is translated as MLNRNAEALFWIGRYIERAENHARLIDVHYHIQQEEDFRAEGHKWSRLIDALGVRNEYQQQFDGFSEQDVLSFITLDLGNSNSLFSCVHQARNNLRTLRQHLPSELWDIINSFNLWLGEQSVADILSGPHQFYQQVKERAAMFLGAEQSVMLRGNEWRFIGSGRFLERAENTTRILQAVTVSCKSKDINAIYTQLQAVLKSVSGYQAFRRYYADAMSPESILEFLIVNAYFPRSIRFSFHKLEEHLAKLRLDSSEKGSGHERVIRQAGKIKAELDYMEKEEMSGDLVEDVLQSLMGSCQKLGRTMEGAFFRREGVSA
- a CDS encoding transglutaminase N-terminal domain-containing protein — translated: MKIQIDHTTTYSYPEPVTDSVNEIRLTPRTNYRQSCYHHEVEVFPPANLLTYEDFFGNRVHAYSVNKPHTEMVIRTKATVVTLDKAQGSDLPHIPLEEQVKLLNDEKFQNRYVEFILPTRYTEVTPELVEFASQHPFDAAEDMYKWTQKLSSTIYEQFTYDPEATSVNTTVKKALKLKRGVCQDYAHLMIAVCRSVGLPSRYVSGYHFVGDLQGGNADFEQASHAWVETHIPGTGWLGFDPTNNMEVNWRYIKLGHGRDYKDIVPVKGVYRGVGGTLTVKVDVRQLEK